A single region of the Massilia sp. erpn genome encodes:
- a CDS encoding M23 family metallopeptidase — MNPINKFTSSGLFNLLGSTRKARIVSASALFLAVCAFGAAGVAPLAPDASDLPVKSIAQDLQLPNLSTQIAALEQQQPNQQYVHEEKIRAGDTLATLLRRLGVEDSAAENFIKKDKVARGVMQLKTGKRVQAQTDEEGNLLWLRATVVDGKDVPVKNLSIVRKGDSFTAEEVAAKLERRVEMHAREITSTLFAATDSSADGSKLPDSVVQQIVEMFSTSIDFRSDLKRGDRFNVVYETFWQDGEFVRAGRILAGEFTNRGVTYQSVWFEDPASKQGGGYYSFDGKALKKAFLKSPLEFSRISSGFSMRVHPLSGNWKQHKGIDFAAAQGTPIRASGDGVIDFQGVQGGYGNLVVVKHWSNYSTAYAHMSRFSSNLRKGSKVSQGDVIGYVGSTGWSTGAHLHYEFRVGGQAQDPTKLNITAQAPLTTAELARFRTVSSDMMHRFALLRPNGGGSTSRMAAK, encoded by the coding sequence ATGAACCCTATAAACAAGTTCACAAGCTCCGGCTTGTTCAATCTGCTAGGCTCGACGCGCAAGGCGCGTATCGTCAGCGCTTCCGCCCTGTTTCTGGCGGTGTGCGCTTTCGGTGCGGCCGGCGTGGCTCCGCTCGCCCCCGACGCGTCCGACCTGCCAGTAAAATCCATCGCCCAGGACCTCCAGCTCCCCAACCTCAGCACCCAGATCGCTGCGCTGGAACAGCAGCAGCCGAATCAGCAGTACGTCCACGAAGAGAAAATCCGCGCCGGCGACACCCTCGCCACCTTGCTGCGCCGCCTTGGCGTCGAAGACAGCGCGGCGGAAAACTTTATCAAGAAGGACAAGGTTGCCCGTGGCGTCATGCAGCTGAAAACCGGCAAGCGCGTGCAAGCGCAGACCGACGAGGAAGGCAATCTGCTGTGGCTGCGCGCCACCGTGGTCGACGGCAAGGATGTCCCGGTCAAGAATCTCTCCATCGTACGCAAGGGCGACAGCTTCACGGCCGAGGAAGTGGCGGCCAAGCTCGAACGCCGCGTCGAGATGCATGCGCGCGAAATCACCTCCACCCTGTTCGCCGCCACCGACTCCAGCGCCGACGGCAGCAAGCTGCCCGACTCCGTGGTGCAGCAGATCGTGGAGATGTTCTCCACCAGCATCGACTTCCGCTCCGACCTGAAACGCGGCGACCGCTTCAACGTGGTCTACGAAACGTTCTGGCAGGATGGCGAATTCGTGCGCGCCGGCCGCATCCTGGCCGGCGAATTCACCAACCGCGGCGTGACCTACCAATCGGTCTGGTTCGAAGACCCGGCCAGCAAGCAGGGCGGCGGTTACTACAGCTTCGACGGCAAGGCCTTGAAAAAAGCCTTTCTCAAGTCGCCGCTGGAATTCTCGCGCATTTCGTCGGGCTTCTCGATGCGCGTGCACCCGCTGTCGGGCAACTGGAAACAGCACAAGGGCATCGACTTTGCCGCCGCGCAAGGCACGCCGATCCGCGCCTCCGGTGATGGCGTGATCGACTTCCAGGGCGTGCAGGGCGGCTACGGCAATCTGGTGGTGGTCAAGCACTGGAGCAATTACAGCACCGCCTACGCCCACATGAGCCGCTTCTCGAGCAATCTGCGCAAGGGCAGCAAGGTCAGCCAGGGCGATGTGATCGGCTATGTCGGTTCCACCGGCTGGTCCACCGGCGCCCACCTGCACTATGAGTTCCGCGTCGGCGGCCAGGCCCAGGATCCGACCAAGCTGAATATCACGGCCCAGGCGCCGCTGACGACGGCCGAGCTGGCGCGCTTCCGCACCGTGTCCTCCGACATGATGCACCGCTTCGCCCTGCTGCGCCCGAACGGCGGCGGCAGCACCAGCAGGATGGCCGCCAAATAA